A segment of the Hymenobacter volaticus genome:
CAACATTTCATTGCCTCCCAACTTTTACTGCTATGGTCACCGCTGTCCGTTAGCTCGCTGAGCACTTTAGCGCCTGGGGTTGAAAACCTCGAGCACGTACACCTTACCCACTGTAGTGACCAAGTACGAAACGTGGTAGGGCTTCACAAAGCCGGTTGAATCCTTGATGTGGAAGCGGTGCACTACCATGGTGCCACCCACAAAAGTCGCGTTGTTTTCAGGGTTGGGGTAGGGGCCTGTTTGAAATTCCTCCGGGTGGTAAGAAACTTTCATAGCTGCCACCCGCGCTGCAATAGTGGTGCGCACCGCCTGCGTTGCCTGCTCTTCCTTTATCGTAGTGGGTATCTGCGCAAAAGCATTGCGCGATAGGAAAACACAGCAGAAGACAAGCAATAGGTTTTTCATGATGCCAGACACAACAAAAGCCTCGCCATCGTTATGTTTCAGGAATTTCTTTCGCTGCTATTACTTGAATTAGCCGTTAATTCTTGGCGACCAGAAACACAGTTAAGACATTTGATTCACCATCTATGCACCTTGGTCGGAATTTTACAAATCTCTTTGCAAAGAAACGGCCACTCTATTGGCTTATACTTTTTTTGCATATTTCCTTGGTGTTCCCAAGCGTTGCTCAGAAATTAAATATCAAAAATGATATTTTCTGGAACACCAAAGACGGTCAACCCATCTACAGTCAGGGCGGCGGTATATTCAAATTCAAAGACCCGAAATCCAGCCAGGAAAAATATTACTGGTATGGCGTTCATTATAAGGAGGCCGAAACGTACCGGGCCTCACCCAACAAAACCTTGCCCGGTCGAGCTACGAATCGGTAACCTGTTATACCTCCTCCGACTTTGTTAACTGGACGTTTGAGGGCGACGCCATGACCAAGGCCGAAGCCATGCCCGACGGCCAATTGACCTGGGTAGGCCGCCTGGGAGTAGCCTACCTGAAAGAAAGCAACCAGTATGCTATGCTTGTGCAGCATGGCGCTCAGGTGCTTGTTGCCGTCTCAAGCCAGCCGACCGGGCCCTTTACGTGGCAACAGAAAATTAGTATGCTCGAGCGAATTGGCACCACCAATACCGGCGACCAAACAGTTTTTACCGATGAGGACACCGGCAAGTCTTACCTGGTTTATTCGTATGGCCGGGGCCGCAACAAAATTTATGTTTCCGAGATTGGTCTCCGGGACGGCAAGGTAGATTTGCTTGATTGCACCAAGGTTTTCGAGGGAGCTGGTCGGGAAGGAAATTGCATGTTTAAGTACAGGGGCAAATACTATATGGCTGCCTCTAATCTTTATGGCTGGGATGCTTCGTTGGCATATTACCTGGTGGCCGACAGTATCAGAGGCCCGTATGAGCCCCGTAACGAGATGTTGGTGCTAGAGGGCAGCCGCGACGACTATGCCCACGTGACGCAAACCGGCTTTTTCTTCAACGTGAAAGGCAGCCAACAAGAAACCGTTGTTTACTGCGGCGACCGGTGGGCTGATTTTGCCGGCAACGGGTTGGGTTACAACCAATGGTTTCCTCTCTCCTTCAACGGGGCTACGCCGTATTTTAATTCGCTCGGCTCCTGGAATCTGGATGCCAAAACCGGGGAGTGGGAAGTAGCAGCCGATAACAACTACGTGAAGAATGGCAGTTTTGAAGCCGACCGAAAACGGATGCCGAGCCAGGTTAAACCCGTACAAACGTATTTGCTCGGTTGGGAAACAACGGTACTCAAGGGCAACAAAATTTCGCTCGATACCACCTCTTCCCCTGTGCTGAATTACAACAATACCGAAGCAGACCGGAAGAGAATAATCGGCGAGAAAAGCCTCAACATGAGCGACAAAGTTGCTTTCGAGAGAAGGGTTTCGCAGGTTATCAGCTCTTCTGCCTACGTGAAACTGCCCGACGGTTTCTACACGCTCACCGCGACGATCAAGAACACTACTGGCTTCTCGCACCTGGAACTATATGCTGCAAGTGCCGGCAAGCGGAGCACGCATCAGATAAAGCGAGCTAGTCCGCAATGGACTACTATCGAACTTAAACGGGTGCCAGTTAAGAACGGCAAAGTGGAAATAGGCTTTCAGGCCGCAGGAGCTGCCAACGCTGCTTGCCAAGTAGATGATGTTTCCTTGGTAAGAGCGAAATAATAAGGCTGTATAATCGCCAATAAAGAAGCGCGGCTCGGGATATTGACCCGAGCCGCACTTTTTATTACGCTCCATTACTTTAGATATTTCTCTGCAATCTCCGGGTACACATCCAGTAATTCATTGGGCTTACCCGATCGGTCGAATATTGCTTCCCAAGTGTTTAACGGTTCCCAAATAAAGGAACCTAGGCCTTTGCCGCCTGGTACGTTGAAGGCAATATCGTTCACTTCGCGTTTGAGGTGAGTGTATTCGGCCACCATAATTTGCTTGTTGTATCTTTTTGAAAGGCTCGCAATGTTGCTTTTCAAATCACTTAAAGTTCCGTGCCATTTCGGGTAGTAGGAGAGACCGATAACGTCATAAGGCAGATTGCGCTGGCGCATAGCGTCGTAGAAAAACTTTGATTCCTCGGCTTGGCCGCCTAGTGCAACGTGCACCATAATAATTGCTTGGGGACTTACAGCTTTCACCCCTTTGAACCCAGCGTACAGCAATTGCGCCAAGCTATCCAGATTATTTACGTGTCCTTCGGGCCAGATCATGCCGTGATTAATTTCGTTGCCAATCTGTACCATTTCCGGCTCCGTCCCCTGGTTTTTTAGCTGCTGCATCACGTAGTGAGTATAGGTCTGCACCGAATCCTTCAAAGCAGAGAAATCTTTGCCGGCCCAGGCCACCGGTTTGTTTTGCTGCTGCGGGTCGGCCCAATAGTCGCTGTAATGAAAATCGAGTAACAATTTCATGCCGGCAGCCTTTACCCGTTTGGCCATTTGCTTGGTATGGGCTAAGTCACAAAAGCCGCTCTTGGGTGAATAGCCTTTGGGTTGGGCCGGGTTATTAAAAATTCGTAGCCGCACGTAGTTGAAGCCATGCTCCTTTAAGATGGCAATGGCATCTTTCTCTGTGCCTTGGTCGGTGAATTTTATGCCGCGGGCCTCCAGCTGGGGCAAAAAGGAAATATCGGCTCCCAGTATTTTATCGGTAGTGGTTATGGCCTTATAACGGTCGTTGGTTACGAGGTGGGGCTTGCCCGGCCGAATCATATGTATTTCGGTGGCACCCACGGTTAAACTATCGGCTTTCGCTTGAAATTTTATAGGAGTGCGGGTGGTACCGGCTTTTACAATAAGACGAGTTGTCCCACTTAAAGTGGTTTGCCAAGTGCTATCCGTTTTCTGCAGGCTTCGCGCTTTGATTCCATTGATGCTGACAAGATGGGCGTCACCAACAAGTTTGTAGGTAACTGGTCTCGTAACGCCAGGTACCTCGTTTCCTTTGCTGTCAATAATCTTGGCCGTTATCAATACTTCGTCTTTCCCATTGGCCAACATGGTGGTTTTATAGGGAGTTACCTGTATTTCAGTTGGCTTAGCACCCTGGGCTTGCCCATCGTTGGAAGAAACGATAAGCACCAGCCCGGTACTAGTTAGAAATTTAAAAAGATTGTTCATCGGCGCGCGCTACTTAGGGCCACTAGTAATTCCAAGGGCTGAGGCAAGCAAAGGTTAACAAAGTAGTCAACATAGCGAGACGAAGTCGTGGATAGACGTCCGTGAAGTCTCTATGATCGAAAAACGGCGCACAGTGAGCAACTGAGCATAGAGGATGGCTTGCGAAACGCAGAGCTATGCCCCAGCGGCCAGTCCGTACGTGACCCTTACTGCGAAAGTATTGCGGCACTCTTAACTTCTTGGTGTCAACCCCCTTGGTAGTAGAAGCTGCCCACCGTACGAAGGAGTGACTAAAGCAGGTCGCTCAATGAAAGCCCACTTTGCGCAGGCCTTTCTGCGGATTACCCGTGCTGCTTTGGGCCGGAAGGCACGGTAAAGATTGTGAGGTGACGCCGCACGCGTCGATTAACGTTTGGCCCTAGAAAACGGCGGACGCCCTTCGCTGGGCTAGCTCCCTTCCTCCAAAGCCAGCCGCTTAATACGTGACGTAGCGTTCCGTGAACTCACCCCCGGCGTACAGGTCGATCAACCCATAGCCGGGAGCGGTTTCGCGCAGCTTACCTTTCCACCACGCTCCGCTGACAGCCCCGTTGCAGAGATAGGTGATGTCATTGTAGACCACTTTGTCGCGCAGGTGCAGGTGCCCGCTCAAACAGAGTTTAACTTGCGGATGCTGGTAGAAAAGGTTGATTATTTTCGCCGTATCGGTGTGCATGTCGCCCCGAGCATCTGCCAGCGGTTCACGATGTCGTCCTGAATCATGAGGCTCGCGGTTAAAATTGGAATATGGGAGAGCACCAGAACCGGTGTGGTGCGGGGGGTGGCGGCAAGTTCCGCTGCCAACCAGGAGAATTGTGCCTCACCTAACTTGCCAATGTACCAGGTCTGGTCAATATCAAGATGCACGCTGTCGAGCACGATAAACTTCCAGCCACTTTGGGTGAAGCTGTAGTAGGGTTTACCTAAGTGGAGCTGATCGAGGGCGTATTGTTTGCCGTAGGTGGCTTGCCCTTGACTGTTTTCGTACCACCAGATGTCATGGTTACCCAAGCAATACTTTACCGGCACGCTGCACTCGGCCTGTTGAAGCTTACGCGTCAACTGCCACTGCTCGTTGATCGAACTCAGGTTCTCCTTGTTCATATCGAAGACAATATCGCCTCCGTTCAAAATAAGATCGACTTTGGGGGTTTGCTGCTGCACATGGTGCAGGCACTGCACGAACTTGGCCGGGGCGCCGAACTCGTCTTTGAGGTGAATATCGGTTAAATGGGCAATCCGTAACACCGGTTGCTGGGCGGCAGGGGTCGGGTTAGAATGGATAGCAGGGGCAGCTAGCATGCCTCCCAGGCTTTTCAGGGCAACTCTTCTTTCCATGAGGCAGCGGATAACTATAGGCAAATGGCCTAAGCCTTAAGCAAACATAGTCGACAAACGCTATATGGTTTGAGGCCATCGGATAAGGACATCATAAAGGCCGGTTAGTTGGTTATCTCCTTCAAGCAAGAAGATAACCAACTAATCGGCCCACACTGTCTGCCGGTAAAGTGACCAGCGTTCTGGTTTGCTAAGCTGCCGCTGCTTTGCGGCGTTCGGCTTCGGCCTTGACGGCAGCCTTAAAGCCCTCATGGCCGTGCAACTCCGTAAAGGCTTTCCAGACCGTGCCCGGGGCGTCCCCGTTACGCAAGCGAGTCAGGGCTTCGCTGAGTTGTTCGGGGGCGGCTTCGACTTCGGCCGGTGGGGCAGAGCGGCTGTTGCTTTTGCTTCGGCCGTCAATTGCTCGGATTCTTCCTCTCCGAAGAAGCCGTGTTGGTAGAGGCCCGTGAGCTTAAGCACCGCCCGGCTCAGGGCTCGCTTCTCGGCTGTCTCGGCAAAGTAGCTGTTCTTGCAGTTCTCGGGCACGGCGCTGCCGTAGGTCTCAACTGTGGCTTCGTCCATCGTGGCAACGGCTTTGATGACGGCGTACTTGGGTTCGAGCTTTAGGGCCTTGTAGCGCACCTGAATGCCATAGTGGGCTTGGACCTTCTCGATGCCGGAGCGGGTGAGGATGGTATAGTGCTGATGCTGAAACACATCTTCCTTAATCAGGCCGCACTCTTTGTAGAGGCTGTTGAGCTTGTCGGCTTTGGTGGCGGGGGCTGATTTAGCCATCGTAGTCTGGTGGGTATCGGGATAAGGAGAAGGAGCTTGCGTGGGCGCGGGGTGGCGTACTGCCTACGGGAGGCAGGTTGCGGCGTTGCCCTCCGAGCAGTAAACTAACAAAAACCAACGAGCCTGCCAGGCAGAGTAGAGGGAAACTCATTACCGCGGTAGGTTGTGCGGAAGCCCAAGACGAATACGTTTTTTATTCTAGCAGAAGCGCCGCGGGAAATAAGCTAGTATATCGCTTAGGACAACGTCGTGTGGGCGGCGTTTATCATTCGCTCATCTTGCTCCTAACCATCTCGAAAGTCAGCCAAGGCTAGCATCTCAATTCTGGTTAGCTTAGCAAGCCCACCTTGTTCTATTTTCAGACCATTCTCTTCTGCCCGTTCCATGGATACGACCCGCATGGCAAACACACTTTTTTGGTTGGTTTCACTGTTCCTTGACGCAGTAGCCCCTGCGCAGGCGCAGAAAATGGGGAAAGTCATCTGGCAAGTAGGCAAGGCCGATCAAACTGGGGCGGAGTTTGCCTTGGCACCGAACGGCTTTCGGAAATTTGTGGGCCAGGATTTTGGCTACGAAGACAAGTTTTTCTTCGTTGGTGCTTCCAAAGAGCAGCAAGACTTTCCGTATGTGTTGCCCGGCCCGGTAGACACGTGGGGCGGTACCTGGAGCACGGCTGGCTGGCGCACCAATCAAGTGAACTTGGCTTTTACGCTTAAAGAAGTGCCGGCCGCCGGCAGCTATAAGTTGGTTGTTCGCCTGGCGGATTATGCAAAAACGTTTTTGCCACTCCTCAAAGTGAGTCTCAACAGCCAAGAAAACCTGATACAACTCACCGCCGTTGGCTTCGACGTTCGCCGACAACGGCAACCCACGATGACCGAAAAACTGGTCGATACGGCCGCTATTAGCGGCCGTTTAGTTGCTGCCACCCCGAAAACCATCGAAATTCCAATTCAACCGGGAGTACTGCAAAAAGGGGGCAACTGCGTTACTATCTCGGTAACAGAAGGCTCCTGGATTCTCTTCGACCAAGTAAATCTGCTCGGTCCAGCGGGCGTGCGTGTACAAGCGCCTCAGCAGTTGTTTGTGCGCAGCGTCACCCCGGCTTCCTACGAACTGGCCGCTAACGGGCAGCGCCAGCAGCCATTGTTGGTGAGCGTAGAGCATATAAAAGGCACCCCCACCCTGAGAGTGCAACTAGATAACCAAACCATTTTCCGCGAGACGGTAGAACAAGGAGCGTACGAGTTCGAAGCGCTGATGCCAGCCGTGACGACAAGCAAACAAAGTCGTTATACCATCCGCGAAAACGGGAAGATTATCCAGGAAGGCATAGTGAACCGTGCTCCCCAGCGCGTACAAACTCTGGCCGACTACGTCGACACGCGGATGGGCACGGCCCATTCTAGGTGGATGATAGCGCCGGGGCCATGGATGCCCTTTAGCATGGTAAAAATGAGCCCCGATAACCAAAACAGTGGTTGGCAAGCCGGGTACCAGCCCACCTATGAGAGCGTGGGCACCTTCAGCCACGTCCACGAATGGACCATGGCCGGCCTCGGCATTTTTGCCACTAATGGCAAGCTTCAAACCACCATTGGCGATGAACGGCATTTGTCCGCCGGGTACCGCTCTCGGGTCAACAAAAAGACGGAACAAGCGCCGATTGGCTACTACAAGGTGGAGTTGGCCGATTATGGAATCAAGGCGGAAGTCACGGCCACCACTCGCTGTGGGTTTGAGCGGTTCACTTTTCCCACCGACCGCGACAGCGCCCGCGTATTGCTGGATTTCCATATCCCGGCTGAGTACGACTATCAACTCAAGGAAGTGAAGGTGACCAAAGTCAGCGCCTACCGCATAGAAGGTGCTATTCACCAGTTTTCGCCCGGCGTGTGGAGCAACGATGCTTCGCAGGACTACACGCTGCACTTCGTACTGGAATTTGATCAACCCATCAAACGGCTTGGCGGCTGGCTAGACGACCGGAGGCAGTACGGCGATACTTTCGCCGCGAAAGACGTGAAAGAAGCCGGCTTGTTCGCTGAATTTGATGCGGCGCAACACCCGGTGGTGCAGGTGCGGTCTGGCCTCTCGCTGGTTAGCATTGCGAATGCTCAGCAAAACCTGCAAATGGAAGTAATAAAGCCCTTTGGTTGGCGCTTCGAAGCCGTCCGCCAGCATCAACTCGATACGTGGAACGAGCTATTCAACCGCGTGCGCATCACGACCACTAATCGTCTGGAAAAGAAGCGTTTCTACAACGCCTTGTACCGGTCCATTTGCAGCCGCAACACCTGGAGCGATACCAATGGCGAGTGGCGCGGCACCGATGGTCAGGTACACCAACTACCGCACCAAGACGACGTAGCGCTCGGGTGCGATGCCTTCTGGAACACGTTCTGGAACCTGAACCAAGTGTGGAATCTAGTCACGCCGGAGTGGAGCAGCCGGTGGGTACGGTCACAATTGGCGCTTTACGATGCGTATGGTTGGCTGGCCAAGGGTCCGGCCGGCATGAATTACGTTCCGGTGATGGTGGCCGAACACGAAATTCCGCAGATGGTAGCGGCCTACCACATGGGTATCCGTGACTTTGATGCCAACAAGGTGCTGGCGGCGGCCATCAAAATGCAAACGACGCCGGCGCAGAAAGTCTTCACGGGTTTTGCGGGCAACCGGGATTTAGTTGCCTACGAGCGCTACCACTACGTGCCCGCGGACAAAGGCCGCTTTTCCAATTCTCTGGAATATTCATTTGATGATTGGACAGTAGGACAGTTAGCTAAATCGCTGAATAAACCCGACGTGTACCAGAAATTTAATGCGCGCGGGTATTGGTGGCAAAACACGATAGACAGCACCGGCTTTAGCCACTTGCGATTGAGTGATGGCAAGTGGACCACCGGATTTGACCCGTTCCGCAGCGGTGCCAACGAGGAGTACGTGGAAGGCAATGCCTGGCAATTAACGTTCTTCGTACCACAAGACGTGCGCGCGTTGATCGACAAAGTAGGCCGAAAAGCCTTTGTTGAGCGTTTGGAGTGGGGCTTCCAAGAAAGCGAGCCGTGGCGCTACAATGGCCTAAACGACCAGTACTGGAATTACCCAGTGGTGCAGGGTAATCAGCAATCCATGCACTTCGCTTTCCTATTTAACTGGGCAGGCAAACCGTGGTCCACTCAAAAATGGAGCCGTTCCATCATCGACCGGTATTATGGCTTCGGCGAGAGCAACGCGTACTTAGGCGACGAAGACCAGGGGCAAATGAGTGCGTGGCTGGTGATGGCCGCAATGGGCTTGTTTCAAACGGACGGTGGTAGCAATGCCACGCCAGGATACGAGATTGGCAGTCCGCTGTATCCTAAAGTTGAAATCGAGTTAGGTCACCGCTTTGGGCGAGGCAAGAAGTTTACCATCGAAGCGAAAGGAGTTTCCCGCCGCAACTTATACGTGCAGGCCGCTACGCTCAACGGCAAGCCATTGACCTCCTTCCAGTTTCCGGCAACTGAACTGCTACAAGGTGGCTCGCTAGTACTCACCATGGGCCCGCGGCCCAATGAGTTGTGGGGAATAGTGCCCAACAAGTAGGAGCTTTACGGAGTAGTTTACCCGTGAGAATACTCTATGAATTCCAGGCTTCGACTTGCGTTCTTTACCCCGATAATCAGACACAACGGGAGTAAATCGGGGCTGAATTCCTACCCTTGCTGGCTACGGGTTGCGGGGAGTTGCCTACTCGCTTGATTTCCAGCCTTACCGATGTTGGCAACAATTTCACTCTGCCCGGCAACAACCGTTTTCTGCTTCATTCCAAACAAAACCCGGAGCACTGCTGAGTGGTAAATTATTGCGTATAAAAGCAAGGTACCGCCAAAGGTGCCCAGCGCGATGACCAAGAAGCTAACAGCGTTGGGGACCGACCATTGCAGCACGTAGTAGCCGAGCGCAATAAGCACTGTTTGGTGCAGAATATAGAACGGGTACACGGCCTCGTTGGCGCGCTGTAGCAGGGGGGAATTGCGGTTAAGATAGCGCCGACCAAATCCAACGCAAATCAGGATCCAGCACCAGCAGTTGATGCCTTGCACGGCCCGCTTGATTGCTCCGCCCAAGAGGGGGTAGTAATAATCGTCGCCCCAATAATTAAAGCTGAAGGCGGCCAAGCCTAGTAGCAGAAATAGGTAGCGCTGCCGCTCGGCTGCCTGCCAGAAGCCCGACAAAGGACCAAGCAAATAGCCGTAGCTGAAGAGCGTGAGATAGAAGGAAAAGTTAAACCAGTCCGAAATCAAATTGCGGTTATCGGCCCAGTAAGGCCGTAAAACGAGTTGGATAAAGACGAGCGGCAGCGCGAACAGTAGCAGGCGGCCCGGTCGCTGCAGCCACTGGTTTAGGAAAGTAAGCGCGCCTTGGGCGGCCGGCTTGCGCAGCTGCAGAAACAAGGGTAAGCTCACCAGCGAGAAAACCAGTAGGTAGGCAATAAACCAAAGGTGGTTCCAAGTGAAATTGCCGTGCGGATATACCCCTTCAAAGTAATGAGGGTAAAAATCGAGCAAGGAGCTATAGGTTGCGCCTTGCGTTAGCCGCTCGTAGTACACCTGCGGCACGACCACGACCACCATCCCGAAGGCGAGCGGCAAAAGCAGGCGCAGCAGCCGCTCGCGTACAAATTGGCTTGCAGTGCGGCGGCCGAGGGCGAAGGTGACGCCGACCCCGGAAATTACAAATAGCAGGGGCATCCGCCACTGGTTCAGGAAAACCATCGGCAACACCAAACCCGCACTCTTCGTCGAACTCTGGATATGGAAGTCCCAGCCGACGAAAATCATACCTGTATGATAGAAAATCAGCAAGGAGAAGGCGAGCACCCGGAGCCAATCAAGGTCATAGCGGCGAAGGGTGGGAGGAGGGTAAGCAGGAACGGAGTACATAGTCAGTAGGGCCGTAAGTGAAACAAGGCCCAAACCTACTTGTAGCTCTTTTCTTTGGCGACACACCTTGCCAACCAGGCGGACTACCTTGCGAATCCGGACGCGGCGGCGTCTGTCATCCTGCCTTTTTATTGCGCTAAGGCGCTTTTTCGGAACTGCGACGGTGTAGTCTGAGTGCTCTTTTTGAAAGCGGCGTTGAACGCGGACTTCGAATTGAAGCCGGCCGCAAACCCGATTTCCTCTAGCTTTAGGTGCGCAGTATCGGGACTTTGGAGCTGGCGTTTCACTTCCTCGATGCGGTAAGTATTGATGAAATCAAAGAAGTTTTGTTGGCACTGCTCGTTGATAACCTGCGAGAGGTGGTGCGGGGGTAGGTGCAGGTCAGTGGCCAACTCGGCTAGTGACAAGTCGGGACGGCGGTAGGGTGTGGAAGCCGTCATCAGGGTACGGAGGCGAAGCAGAATGTCGGTGGTCGCCTCGGAACTCAAAGCGGTTTTCTCATATTTCTTGCGCGGGGCCGCGGGCTCTGTTGCTGATTCTTCGGGGGGAGCCTGCAAGGTCAGCAGCGTGGATCGACTGATGGCCCGGCCGCTCATGCCGTAAAACAGTAAAGAAATAAGCAGGGCCACCCACACATCGCCCGCATCGTTGACATCGCCGGTGGAGAAGTGATAATAGGTGGTTGTCGCCACGTACACGAGCAGCAACAGGCCAAGCCCCAGGCCTAAGCGCTTAAGCCAGCCGAGGGCGGGTGCCCCATGGGTGGGGCGGGCGGCCTGCTGTTGCTGATAAGTGAGCAACAGGCGCAACTGAAGCCCCCGTAGAGCAGGAGGTAGCCACCCAGCACAATGTAGAAAGCGGCGTAGAACTGGGTGTAAGTGGCAAACCACCAGAAGTTATGCAGCGCCTCGGGAGCGGCGGGGTGAGGTTGGTGAAACGATTCGGCGACGGTGCGCAGCTTCCAGGCATTGCTCTGGGCAAAGAAAGGCACCAAGTAGACGGTGTGCGCCACGGCGGGTAGAAATAGCAACAGGTAGCGCGGCCGCCAGCGAAATGCGGGCTTGATCAGGCTGCGGGCATAGAGGTAGAGCAGGGGCGATACCACAAAATTGAGTGGCTCGGTAAGGCTCACGAAAAAGGGCACCAACTGGATGTAGCCGGAGTAGCACAAAAGAATCTCGACAACCAGTAAGGCCAGGCAAAACACCGCTAGCCCAACAGGCGGTTGCTAAGCCGCTCTCCTTGGGACGAAAAAAAGAACATCCCACTTAAGAACAGTCCCTGCGCGGCCCCGAGGAGAATCACAATTGACCATATATTGAGAAAGGGAGACATACACCAGCAGAGCAAGAAAATCGACCGCAGGTATGCGGTCGGGCAGCAAAGAATAAACCGCGGAGGCGAGGGTCAAGCAAGCTAAATTTAAAAGTAATTCAGATTTCCCATGTCAGCTCCAGCCGATCTGCTTGCCTACTAACCACCCAGGTCGGGCGCCACTCGTCTCGCCCATAGTAGCCTAATAGCGCAAGTCAATTCTTCGTCCTCGCATGAGTAGCCTTTTCGTACTACCATTACCGGCACTCACTGACCGCTGCAAAGAAAAGCGGATAGAGACTTACCTCTTTGGCGGCAAAGGGGTTGACCATTTAGGCTTGCTCGACAGGCAACGGCTCGAAGCACAGTGAAAGCAGGCACCCCGCAGATACCAATGCCTTTGACAAATCAAATGGTAACATGCGGCAATACCCAAGCAAGAAGCCAC
Coding sequences within it:
- a CDS encoding acyltransferase family protein produces the protein MYSVPAYPPPTLRRYDLDWLRVLAFSLLIFYHTGMIFVGWDFHIQSSTKSAGLVLPMVFLNQWRMPLLFVISGVGVTFALGRRTASQFVRERLLRLLLPLAFGMVVVVVPQVYYERLTQGATYSSLLDFYPHYFEGVYPHGNFTWNHLWFIAYLLVFSLVSLPLFLQLRKPAAQGALTFLNQWLQRPGRLLLFALPLVFIQLVLRPYWADNRNLISDWFNFSFYLTLFSYGYLLGPLSGFWQAAERQRYLFLLLGLAAFSFNYWGDDYYYPLLGGAIKRAVQGINCWCWILICVGFGRRYLNRNSPLLQRANEAVYPFYILHQTVLIALGYYVLQWSVPNAVSFLVIALGTFGGTLLLYAIIYHSAVLRVLFGMKQKTVVAGQSEIVANIGKAGNQASRQLPATRSQQG
- a CDS encoding GH92 family glycosyl hydrolase, which produces MDTTRMANTLFWLVSLFLDAVAPAQAQKMGKVIWQVGKADQTGAEFALAPNGFRKFVGQDFGYEDKFFFVGASKEQQDFPYVLPGPVDTWGGTWSTAGWRTNQVNLAFTLKEVPAAGSYKLVVRLADYAKTFLPLLKVSLNSQENLIQLTAVGFDVRRQRQPTMTEKLVDTAAISGRLVAATPKTIEIPIQPGVLQKGGNCVTISVTEGSWILFDQVNLLGPAGVRVQAPQQLFVRSVTPASYELAANGQRQQPLLVSVEHIKGTPTLRVQLDNQTIFRETVEQGAYEFEALMPAVTTSKQSRYTIRENGKIIQEGIVNRAPQRVQTLADYVDTRMGTAHSRWMIAPGPWMPFSMVKMSPDNQNSGWQAGYQPTYESVGTFSHVHEWTMAGLGIFATNGKLQTTIGDERHLSAGYRSRVNKKTEQAPIGYYKVELADYGIKAEVTATTRCGFERFTFPTDRDSARVLLDFHIPAEYDYQLKEVKVTKVSAYRIEGAIHQFSPGVWSNDASQDYTLHFVLEFDQPIKRLGGWLDDRRQYGDTFAAKDVKEAGLFAEFDAAQHPVVQVRSGLSLVSIANAQQNLQMEVIKPFGWRFEAVRQHQLDTWNELFNRVRITTTNRLEKKRFYNALYRSICSRNTWSDTNGEWRGTDGQVHQLPHQDDVALGCDAFWNTFWNLNQVWNLVTPEWSSRWVRSQLALYDAYGWLAKGPAGMNYVPVMVAEHEIPQMVAAYHMGIRDFDANKVLAAAIKMQTTPAQKVFTGFAGNRDLVAYERYHYVPADKGRFSNSLEYSFDDWTVGQLAKSLNKPDVYQKFNARGYWWQNTIDSTGFSHLRLSDGKWTTGFDPFRSGANEEYVEGNAWQLTFFVPQDVRALIDKVGRKAFVERLEWGFQESEPWRYNGLNDQYWNYPVVQGNQQSMHFAFLFNWAGKPWSTQKWSRSIIDRYYGFGESNAYLGDEDQGQMSAWLVMAAMGLFQTDGGSNATPGYEIGSPLYPKVEIELGHRFGRGKKFTIEAKGVSRRNLYVQAATLNGKPLTSFQFPATELLQGGSLVLTMGPRPNELWGIVPNK
- a CDS encoding glycosyl hydrolase 53 family protein, coding for MNNLFKFLTSTGLVLIVSSNDGQAQGAKPTEIQVTPYKTTMLANGKDEVLITAKIIDSKGNEVPGVTRPVTYKLVGDAHLVSINGIKARSLQKTDSTWQTTLSGTTRLIVKAGTTRTPIKFQAKADSLTVGATEIHMIRPGKPHLVTNDRYKAITTTDKILGADISFLPQLEARGIKFTDQGTEKDAIAILKEHGFNYVRLRIFNNPAQPKGYSPKSGFCDLAHTKQMAKRVKAAGMKLLLDFHYSDYWADPQQQNKPVAWAGKDFSALKDSVQTYTHYVMQQLKNQGTEPEMVQIGNEINHGMIWPEGHVNNLDSLAQLLYAGFKGVKAVSPQAIIMVHVALGGQAEESKFFYDAMRQRNLPYDVIGLSYYPKWHGTLSDLKSNIASLSKRYNKQIMVAEYTHLKREVNDIAFNVPGGKGLGSFIWEPLNTWEAIFDRSGKPNELLDVYPEIAEKYLK
- a CDS encoding helix-turn-helix domain-containing protein; translated protein: MLTYQQQQAARPTHGAPALGWLKRLGLGLGLLLLVYVATTTYYHFSTGDVNDAGDVWVALLISLLFYGMSGRAISRSTLLTLQAPPEESATEPAAPRKKYEKTALSSEATTDILLRLRTLMTASTPYRRPDLSLAELATDLHLPPHHLSQVINEQCQQNFFDFINTYRIEEVKRQLQSPDTAHLKLEEIGFAAGFNSKSAFNAAFKKSTQTTPSQFRKSALAQ
- a CDS encoding metallophosphoesterase family protein encodes the protein MERRVALKSLGGMLAAPAIHSNPTPAAQQPVLRIAHLTDIHLKDEFGAPAKFVQCLHHVQQQTPKVDLILNGGDIVFDMNKENLSSINEQWQLTRKLQQAECSVPVKYCLGNHDIWWYENSQGQATYGKQYALDQLHLGKPYYSFTQSGWKFIVLDSVHLDIDQTWYIGKLGEAQFSWLAAELAATPRTTPVLVLSHIPILTASLMIQDDIVNRWQMLGATCTPIRRK